The proteins below come from a single Kosakonia sp. SMBL-WEM22 genomic window:
- a CDS encoding DUF423 domain-containing protein, with protein sequence MTSRFMLIFAAVSGFIFVALGAFGAHVLSKSLGVTEMSWIQTGLEYQAFHTLAVLGLAVAMQRRISIWFYWSSVFLALGTVLFSGSLYCLALSHLRLWAFVTPVGGVCFLIGWALMLIGAIRLKRRGVVHE encoded by the coding sequence ATGACCAGCCGTTTTATGCTGATTTTCGCCGCAGTAAGCGGTTTTATCTTTGTCGCGTTGGGCGCATTCGGCGCGCACGTGTTAAGCAAGTCACTCGGCGTCACCGAGATGAGCTGGATCCAGACCGGCCTTGAGTATCAGGCGTTCCACACCTTAGCGGTGTTAGGTCTTGCGGTGGCGATGCAGCGCCGCATCAGCATCTGGTTTTACTGGAGCAGCGTGTTCCTGGCGCTCGGCACCGTGCTGTTCAGCGGTAGCCTCTACTGCCTCGCGCTCTCCCATTTACGCCTGTGGGCGTTTGTTACCCCGGTCGGCGGCGTCTGCTTCTTAATCGGCTGGGCATTAATGTTAATTGGCGCAATTCGTCTGAAACGTAGGGGCGTTGTTCATGAATAA
- the cysD gene encoding sulfate adenylyltransferase subunit CysD: MDEKRLTHLRQLEAESIHIIREVAAEFANPVMMYSIGKDSSVMLHLARKAFYPGTLPFPLLHVDTGWKFREMYEFRDRTAKAYGCELLVHKNPEGVAMGINPFVHGSAKHTDIMKTEGLKQALNKYGFDAAFGGARRDEEKSRAKERIYSFRDRFHRWDPKNQRPELWHNYNGQINKGESIRVFPLSNWTELDIWQYIFLENIEIVPLYLAAERPVLERDGMLMMIDDDRIDLQPGEVIEKRMVRFRTLGCWPLTGAVESHAQTLPEIIEEMLISTTSERQGRVIDRDQAGSMELKKRQGYF, from the coding sequence ATGGACGAAAAACGACTCACTCACCTGCGACAACTGGAGGCGGAAAGCATCCATATCATTCGCGAAGTGGCCGCCGAGTTTGCCAATCCGGTGATGATGTACTCCATCGGCAAAGACTCCAGCGTGATGCTGCACCTGGCGCGTAAAGCCTTCTACCCGGGCACGCTGCCGTTTCCACTGCTGCATGTCGATACCGGCTGGAAATTCCGCGAAATGTATGAGTTCCGCGACCGTACAGCCAAAGCTTACGGCTGCGAGCTGCTGGTGCATAAAAACCCGGAAGGGGTAGCGATGGGTATCAACCCCTTCGTACACGGCAGTGCGAAACACACCGACATTATGAAAACCGAAGGGCTGAAGCAGGCGCTGAACAAGTATGGTTTTGATGCCGCATTTGGCGGCGCGCGCCGTGACGAAGAGAAGTCGCGCGCCAAAGAGCGTATCTACTCCTTCCGCGACCGTTTTCACCGCTGGGACCCGAAAAACCAGCGTCCGGAGCTGTGGCATAACTACAACGGCCAGATCAACAAGGGCGAAAGCATCCGCGTTTTTCCGCTCTCCAACTGGACCGAGCTGGATATCTGGCAGTACATCTTCCTGGAAAATATTGAGATCGTGCCGCTCTATCTGGCCGCCGAGCGACCGGTACTGGAGCGCGACGGCATGCTGATGATGATCGACGATGACCGCATCGATCTGCAGCCGGGCGAAGTGATTGAAAAACGCATGGTGCGTTTCCGTACCCTCGGCTGCTGGCCGCTGACCGGCGCAGTGGAGTCCCACGCGCAGACGCTGCCGGAGATCATCGAAGAGATGCTGATCTCAACCACCAGCGAACGTCAAGGGCGCGTGATTGACCGCGACCAGGCCGGCTCGATGGAGCTGAAGAAACGCCAGGGTTATTTCTAA
- the cysG gene encoding siroheme synthase CysG — MPLFAAVKDRPVLVIGGGEIAARKITFLRRAGAHVQIVARKLDPQLQQLADEQAVHWIATEFDESQLDAIFLVIAATNDAALNRRVFDAANARHRLVNVVDDQPLCSFIFPSIVDRSPLIVAISSGGNAPVLARLLREKIEALLPGNLGRMAAVAGRWRTRIKAYRRTTDDRRRFWESAFRGRFASLMAAGDEPAAERALEAELQQPGSASGEIILVGAGPGDAGLLTLRGLQVIQQADVVFYDHLVSDAVLELTRRDAEKICVGKRAGVHAVPQHETNRMLVEAAQEGKTVVRLKGGDPFIFGRGGEELQAAAEAGIPFQVVPGVTAASGATAYAGIPLTHRDFAQSVTFVTGHYKADSAPFDWSQLAQSRQTLAIYMGTMKAAEISAQLIAHGRERTTPVAVISRGTRADQQMTTGTLEQLEELATGAPMPALLVVGEVVALHRELAWFQQTTATAAFDASVINLA, encoded by the coding sequence CTGCCTCTGTTTGCTGCTGTAAAAGACCGCCCTGTTTTAGTGATTGGCGGCGGTGAAATTGCCGCGCGCAAAATCACCTTTTTGCGCCGTGCGGGCGCGCACGTACAGATAGTGGCCCGAAAACTTGATCCACAGTTGCAACAACTTGCCGATGAGCAGGCTGTTCACTGGATCGCCACGGAGTTTGATGAGTCGCAGCTGGATGCCATATTTTTGGTGATTGCGGCAACCAACGATGCTGCCCTTAACCGCCGGGTATTTGATGCCGCCAACGCGCGTCATCGGCTGGTTAACGTGGTGGACGATCAGCCGCTCTGTTCCTTTATTTTCCCCTCTATTGTTGACCGCTCGCCGCTGATCGTCGCCATCTCCTCCGGCGGTAATGCGCCGGTGCTGGCGCGTCTGCTGCGGGAAAAAATAGAGGCGCTGCTGCCGGGAAACCTTGGGCGGATGGCGGCCGTGGCCGGGCGCTGGCGTACGCGCATTAAAGCGTATCGCCGCACCACCGACGATCGTCGTCGCTTCTGGGAGAGCGCCTTTCGCGGACGTTTCGCCAGCCTGATGGCAGCAGGTGATGAGCCTGCAGCAGAGCGGGCGCTGGAAGCGGAGTTACAACAGCCGGGGTCGGCCAGTGGCGAGATTATCCTCGTCGGTGCCGGGCCGGGCGATGCGGGCTTGCTGACCCTGCGCGGTTTACAGGTGATCCAGCAGGCCGATGTGGTCTTTTACGACCATCTGGTGAGCGATGCGGTGCTGGAGTTAACCCGTCGCGATGCGGAGAAGATCTGCGTCGGCAAACGGGCAGGCGTCCATGCCGTGCCGCAGCACGAAACCAACCGCATGCTGGTGGAAGCCGCGCAGGAGGGGAAAACCGTCGTGCGCCTGAAAGGTGGCGATCCCTTTATCTTTGGTCGCGGTGGCGAAGAGCTACAGGCGGCAGCCGAAGCGGGGATCCCGTTCCAGGTGGTGCCGGGCGTGACGGCGGCATCGGGCGCGACGGCGTATGCCGGTATTCCGCTGACGCACCGGGATTTCGCCCAGAGCGTCACCTTCGTCACCGGCCACTACAAAGCCGACAGCGCGCCGTTCGACTGGTCGCAGCTGGCGCAAAGCCGCCAGACGCTGGCGATCTATATGGGCACCATGAAAGCGGCCGAGATCAGCGCCCAGCTGATTGCCCATGGGCGCGAGCGTACCACGCCGGTGGCGGTGATCTCCCGCGGCACGCGCGCCGATCAGCAGATGACTACCGGCACATTAGAACAACTTGAGGAACTGGCTACAGGCGCACCGATGCCTGCGCTGTTAGTGGTGGGTGAAGTGGTTGCGCTTCATCGCGAACTGGCCTGGTTCCAGCAAACGACAGCTACGGCGGCGTTTGACGCTTCCGTGATTAATCTGGCTTAA
- a CDS encoding DUF3561 family protein encodes MRNSHNITLPRSSSLPPTADEPTWSLPGAIVGFVAWLLALAIPFLLYGSNTLFFLLYTWPFFLALMPVSVVVGIALHSLLDGQLRYSCVATLLSVAAMFGLLFFWLVG; translated from the coding sequence ATGCGTAACAGTCACAACATTACCCTTCCGCGGTCATCGTCTCTCCCCCCGACCGCCGACGAACCCACATGGTCTCTTCCGGGGGCCATCGTGGGCTTTGTCGCATGGCTGCTGGCGCTGGCAATCCCTTTTCTTTTATACGGCTCCAATACGCTCTTTTTTCTTCTCTATACCTGGCCCTTTTTTCTCGCCCTGATGCCGGTTTCGGTGGTGGTGGGAATTGCCCTGCATTCGCTGCTGGATGGACAGTTGCGCTACAGCTGCGTGGCGACGTTACTCAGCGTGGCGGCGATGTTCGGTCTCCTTTTCTTCTGGCTGGTGGGCTAA
- a CDS encoding aminopeptidase produces MFSALRLRTAALALGVCFILPAAARSSHPGDMANEQARHIASLFPGRMTGTPAEMLSADYLQQQFSQMGYQSDIRKFKTRYRYSTKDNQQSWQNVIGSSVIAAHEGRVSQQIIVMAHLDTYAPQSDADVDNNLGGLTLQGIDDNAAALGVMLELAQALKATPTEYTVRFVATSGEEEGQLGAESFLDRMSEKERKNTLLVINLNNLIVGDKLYFTSGKNTPASVRKLTRDRALAIARSHGIQALSAPASAEKRSPCCHDAQVFDNAMIPVLSVEAANWSLGNKDCAQQRAKSKAFPEGVSYHRARLDNQFYIDKALPGRIEHRSRDVMRIMLPLVKELAKAGNKK; encoded by the coding sequence ATGTTTTCCGCATTGCGCCTCCGTACCGCTGCCCTGGCGCTCGGCGTATGCTTTATTCTTCCGGCTGCCGCCCGCTCCTCCCACCCCGGTGACATGGCAAATGAACAGGCGCGACATATCGCCAGCCTCTTTCCCGGCCGCATGACCGGCACACCGGCGGAAATGCTCAGCGCGGACTATCTCCAGCAGCAGTTTTCGCAGATGGGTTATCAGAGCGATATTCGTAAGTTCAAAACCCGCTACCGCTACAGCACAAAAGACAATCAGCAGAGCTGGCAGAATGTGATCGGCAGTTCGGTGATTGCCGCCCATGAAGGGCGCGTGTCGCAGCAGATTATCGTAATGGCGCATCTTGATACCTACGCGCCACAAAGCGATGCCGATGTTGATAACAACCTGGGTGGCTTAACGCTTCAGGGCATTGATGATAATGCCGCCGCGCTTGGCGTAATGCTTGAACTGGCGCAGGCGCTGAAAGCGACGCCAACGGAATACACCGTGCGCTTTGTCGCCACCAGCGGCGAAGAGGAGGGCCAGCTTGGCGCAGAGAGCTTCCTCGATCGCATGAGCGAGAAAGAGCGTAAAAACACCCTGCTGGTGATTAACCTCAATAACCTGATCGTTGGCGACAAACTCTATTTTACTAGCGGGAAAAACACCCCGGCCTCGGTGCGCAAACTGACGCGCGACCGCGCACTGGCGATTGCCCGCTCGCATGGCATTCAGGCGTTAAGCGCCCCGGCGAGCGCGGAGAAGCGCAGCCCCTGCTGCCATGATGCGCAGGTGTTTGATAACGCAATGATCCCGGTGCTGTCGGTGGAAGCCGCTAACTGGTCACTGGGTAATAAAGATTGCGCCCAGCAGCGGGCTAAATCGAAGGCATTCCCGGAGGGCGTGAGCTATCACCGCGCGCGGCTGGATAACCAGTTCTATATCGATAAGGCGCTGCCGGGACGAATCGAACACCGCAGCCGCGATGTGATGCGGATTATGCTGCCGTTAGTCAAAGAGTTAGCAAAGGCGGGAAATAAAAAATAG
- the csdE gene encoding cysteine desulfurase sulfur acceptor subunit CsdE, with translation MTSPAFAGHPFGTVVTEETLRQTFGALNAWEEKYRQLIMLGKQLPAATDEIKAQAQEIPGCENRVWLGSTQLPDGTLHFFGDSEGRIVRGLLAVLLTTVEGKRPQRLIESDPLALFDELGLRNQLSASRSQGLAALAAAVQEQARQALA, from the coding sequence ATGACAAGCCCTGCATTCGCCGGACATCCGTTCGGCACCGTGGTCACTGAAGAGACACTGCGCCAGACCTTTGGCGCCCTCAACGCGTGGGAAGAGAAGTACCGCCAGCTGATTATGCTCGGCAAGCAGTTGCCTGCCGCAACAGATGAGATAAAAGCGCAGGCGCAGGAGATCCCCGGCTGCGAAAACCGCGTCTGGCTCGGCTCGACACAGCTGCCCGACGGCACACTGCACTTCTTTGGCGACAGCGAAGGGCGCATCGTGCGCGGTTTATTAGCCGTTTTGCTAACGACTGTAGAGGGCAAACGCCCGCAGAGGCTAATCGAGAGCGATCCGCTGGCGCTGTTTGATGAGTTGGGGCTGCGTAATCAGCTGAGCGCCTCACGCAGCCAGGGGCTGGCGGCGCTGGCCGCCGCCGTACAGGAGCAGGCTCGTCAGGCGCTGGCCTGA
- a CDS encoding YgdI/YgdR family lipoprotein yields MKKTAAIISACTLAFALSACSSPNYALHTNDGRTIISEGKPKTDDQTGMISYKDANGNEQQINRSDVKEMVALEK; encoded by the coding sequence ATGAAGAAGACTGCCGCAATTATTTCTGCTTGTACTTTAGCTTTCGCCCTGAGCGCCTGTTCCAGCCCGAACTACGCGTTGCACACCAACGATGGCCGTACAATCATTTCCGAAGGCAAGCCGAAAACTGACGACCAGACAGGTATGATTTCCTACAAAGACGCGAACGGTAATGAGCAGCAGATCAACCGTTCTGACGTGAAAGAGATGGTTGCTCTGGAGAAATAA
- the csdA gene encoding cysteine desulfurase CsdA, with product MNAFNPSQFRAQFPALADAGVYLDSAATALKPQTVIDATQQFYSLSAGNVHRSQFAEAQQLTARYEAARDQVATLLNAPSGKNIVWTRGTTEAINMVAQCYARPRLQPGDEIIVSEAEHHANLVPWLMVAEQTGAKVVKLPLAEDRLPDLNQLPALITPRSRILALGQMSNVTGGCPDLARAITLAHQAGMVVMIDGAQGVVHFPADVQQLDIDFYAFSGHKLYGPNGIGALYGKAELLEAMTPWLGGGKMISEVTFEGFTTQPVPYKLEAGTPNVAGVIGLSAALEWLNGIDIAQAERYSRGLATLAEEQLAQRPGFRSFRCQDSSLLAFTFDGVHHSDMVTLLAGYGIALRAGQHCAQPLLAALGVNGTLRASFAPYNTQQDVDALVSAVDRALELLVD from the coding sequence ATGAACGCATTTAATCCTTCGCAGTTTCGCGCCCAGTTCCCGGCGCTGGCCGACGCGGGTGTCTACCTCGACAGCGCCGCCACCGCGCTGAAACCGCAGACGGTCATCGACGCTACGCAGCAGTTCTATAGCCTGAGCGCTGGCAATGTCCACCGCAGCCAGTTTGCCGAAGCGCAGCAGCTCACCGCCCGCTATGAAGCAGCACGCGACCAGGTCGCCACGCTGCTCAACGCCCCTTCCGGCAAAAATATTGTCTGGACGCGCGGCACCACCGAGGCGATCAACATGGTTGCCCAGTGCTATGCCCGACCGCGCTTACAACCTGGCGATGAGATCATTGTCAGCGAGGCGGAGCACCATGCCAACCTGGTGCCGTGGCTGATGGTCGCGGAACAGACCGGCGCAAAAGTGGTGAAGCTGCCGCTGGCGGAGGATCGCCTGCCGGATCTTAACCAGCTTCCTGCCCTTATCACCCCCCGCAGCCGGATTCTGGCGCTGGGGCAGATGTCCAACGTCACCGGCGGCTGCCCGGATCTCGCCCGCGCCATTACGCTTGCCCATCAGGCCGGCATGGTGGTGATGATCGATGGCGCGCAGGGCGTGGTCCATTTCCCGGCCGACGTGCAACAGCTGGATATCGATTTTTATGCCTTCTCCGGTCATAAACTCTATGGTCCAAATGGCATTGGCGCGCTGTATGGCAAAGCGGAGCTGCTGGAGGCAATGACGCCGTGGCTCGGCGGCGGCAAGATGATCAGTGAAGTGACCTTTGAAGGGTTCACCACCCAGCCGGTGCCCTACAAGCTCGAAGCGGGCACCCCTAACGTGGCGGGTGTGATTGGCTTAAGCGCCGCGCTGGAGTGGCTGAATGGAATTGATATTGCGCAGGCGGAACGCTACAGCCGCGGGCTGGCAACACTGGCGGAAGAGCAGCTGGCACAGCGTCCCGGTTTCCGCTCATTCCGCTGCCAGGACTCCAGCCTGCTGGCCTTCACGTTTGACGGCGTGCATCACAGCGATATGGTGACGCTGCTGGCGGGTTACGGCATCGCTCTGCGCGCGGGCCAGCACTGCGCCCAGCCGCTGCTCGCCGCGCTTGGCGTCAACGGCACACTACGCGCCTCATTTGCGCCCTATAATACTCAACAGGATGTCGATGCGCTGGTCAGCGCCGTCGACCGTGCTCTGGAACTATTGGTGGATTGA
- the cysN gene encoding sulfate adenylyltransferase subunit CysN yields the protein MNTTIAQQIADEGGVEAYLHAQQHKSLLRFLTCGSVDDGKSTLIGRLLHDTRQIYEDQLSTLHNDSKRHGTQGEKLDLALLVDGLQAEREQGITIDVAYRYFSTEKRKFIIADTPGHEQYTRNMATGASTCDLAILLIDARKGVLDQTRRHSFISTLLGIKHLVVAVNKMDLVAFSEATFDSIRQDYLTFAEQLPGDLDIRFVPLSALEGDNVASQSDKMAWYSGPTLLEMLETVEIKRVVESQPMRFPVQYVNRPNLDFRGFSGTLASGVVKVGQRIKVLPSGVESTIARIVTFDGDLQEAGAGEAITLVLKDEIDISRGDLILDAQETLPAVQRASLDVVWMAELPLQAGQSFEVKVAGKKTRARIDAVQYQVDINNLTQREVESLPLNGIGLVDVTFDEPLTLDPYQQNPVTGGMIFIDRLSNVTVGAGMVREVHTDAQVVPSEFSAFELELNQLVRKHFPHWGARDLLGGK from the coding sequence ATGAATACCACTATTGCACAACAAATTGCGGATGAAGGCGGCGTTGAAGCGTACCTGCATGCCCAGCAACACAAAAGCCTGCTGCGTTTTCTTACCTGCGGCAGCGTCGATGACGGCAAGAGCACGCTGATCGGCCGCCTGCTGCATGACACTCGCCAGATCTACGAAGATCAGCTCTCAACGCTGCACAATGACAGCAAACGCCACGGCACTCAGGGCGAGAAACTTGACCTTGCGCTGCTGGTGGATGGCCTACAGGCCGAGCGTGAGCAGGGCATTACCATTGACGTGGCGTATCGTTACTTCTCCACCGAGAAGCGCAAATTTATTATTGCCGATACGCCGGGGCATGAGCAGTACACCCGCAATATGGCGACCGGTGCCTCCACCTGCGATCTGGCGATCCTGCTGATCGATGCGCGCAAAGGCGTGCTGGATCAGACCCGTCGTCACAGCTTTATCTCCACCTTACTGGGCATCAAACATCTGGTGGTGGCGGTAAACAAGATGGATCTGGTGGCGTTCAGCGAAGCCACTTTCGATTCTATTCGCCAGGATTACCTCACTTTTGCCGAACAGCTGCCGGGCGATCTCGATATCCGCTTTGTGCCGCTCTCGGCGCTGGAAGGCGATAACGTTGCCAGCCAGAGCGACAAGATGGCGTGGTACAGCGGCCCGACGCTGCTGGAGATGCTCGAAACCGTTGAAATCAAACGCGTGGTAGAGAGCCAGCCGATGCGCTTCCCGGTGCAGTATGTTAACCGTCCGAACCTCGATTTCCGCGGCTTCTCCGGCACGCTGGCCTCTGGCGTGGTCAAGGTTGGGCAGCGCATCAAAGTCCTGCCGTCGGGCGTGGAGTCGACCATCGCGCGTATCGTCACCTTTGATGGCGATCTACAGGAAGCGGGCGCTGGCGAAGCGATTACCCTCGTGTTGAAAGATGAGATTGATATCAGCCGCGGCGATCTGATCCTTGATGCGCAGGAAACACTGCCAGCCGTGCAGCGCGCCTCGCTTGATGTAGTGTGGATGGCGGAGCTGCCGTTGCAGGCGGGCCAAAGTTTTGAGGTCAAAGTGGCGGGCAAGAAAACCCGCGCGCGCATTGATGCTGTTCAGTACCAGGTGGATATCAACAACCTGACCCAGCGCGAGGTGGAGAGCCTGCCGCTGAACGGTATCGGGCTGGTTGACGTTACTTTTGATGAGCCGCTGACCCTCGACCCTTACCAGCAGAACCCGGTGACCGGTGGGATGATCTTTATCGATCGCCTGAGCAACGTCACCGTTGGCGCAGGCATGGTGCGCGAAGTACACACCGATGCGCAGGTTGTGCCATCGGAGTTCAGCGCCTTTGAACTGGAGCTGAACCAGCTGGTTCGCAAACACTTCCCGCACTGGGGCGCGCGCGATCTGCTGGGAGGCAAATAA
- the rlmM gene encoding 23S rRNA (cytidine(2498)-2'-O)-methyltransferase RlmM, protein MNKVVLLCRPGFEKECAAEITDKAGRQNVFGFARVKENAGYVIFECYQQEDADKLARELPFSSLIFARQMFVVGELLRDLPPDDRITPIVGMLQGVVEKGGDLRVEVADTNESKELMKFCRKFTVPLRGALREAGILARSDSASRPVVHIFFIAPGCCYTGYSYSYNNSPFYMGIPRLKFPADAPSRSTLKLEEAFHVFIPADEWDERLANGMYAVDLGACPGGWTYQLVKRNMWVSSVDNGPMAQSLMDTGQVTWLREDGFRYRPTRSNISWMVCDMVEKPAKVAALMAQWLTEGWCRETIFNLKLPMKKRYEEVSNNLAYIQQQLDEHGIAAQIQARQLYHDREEVTVHIRRMWAAVGGRRDER, encoded by the coding sequence ATGAATAAAGTGGTATTGCTGTGCCGCCCGGGTTTTGAGAAAGAGTGCGCAGCCGAAATTACCGATAAAGCCGGACGCCAGAATGTGTTCGGTTTCGCCCGTGTGAAAGAGAACGCGGGCTACGTCATTTTTGAGTGCTATCAGCAAGAGGACGCCGACAAACTGGCGCGCGAGCTGCCGTTTAGCTCGCTGATTTTTGCCCGCCAGATGTTTGTCGTCGGCGAGCTGCTGCGCGACCTGCCGCCGGACGATCGCATTACGCCGATCGTTGGCATGCTGCAGGGCGTAGTGGAGAAGGGCGGCGATCTGCGCGTTGAAGTGGCTGACACCAACGAAAGCAAAGAGCTGATGAAGTTCTGCCGCAAGTTCACCGTGCCGCTGCGCGGTGCGCTACGTGAAGCGGGCATTCTTGCGCGCAGCGACTCGGCGAGCCGCCCGGTGGTGCATATCTTCTTTATTGCGCCAGGCTGCTGCTACACCGGCTACTCCTACTCTTATAACAACTCACCCTTCTATATGGGCATTCCGCGCCTGAAGTTCCCGGCCGATGCACCGAGCCGTTCGACGCTGAAGCTGGAAGAGGCATTTCACGTCTTTATTCCTGCCGATGAGTGGGATGAACGCCTGGCGAACGGCATGTACGCCGTCGATCTTGGGGCCTGCCCCGGCGGCTGGACCTACCAACTGGTGAAGCGCAACATGTGGGTCTCTTCTGTGGATAACGGCCCGATGGCGCAGAGCCTGATGGATACCGGCCAGGTGACCTGGCTGCGCGAAGATGGTTTCCGCTATCGCCCGACGCGCAGCAACATCTCGTGGATGGTGTGCGATATGGTGGAAAAACCGGCCAAAGTGGCAGCGCTGATGGCGCAGTGGCTGACGGAAGGGTGGTGTCGTGAAACCATCTTCAACCTCAAGCTGCCGATGAAAAAGCGCTATGAAGAGGTCTCCAACAACCTCGCCTATATTCAGCAGCAGCTGGATGAGCACGGCATCGCCGCGCAGATCCAGGCGCGTCAGCTCTATCACGATCGTGAAGAGGTGACGGTGCATATCCGCAGAATGTGGGCAGCTGTCGGCGGACGCAGGGACGAGCGTTAA
- the gcvA gene encoding glycine cleavage system transcriptional regulator GcvA, which yields MSKRLPPLNALRVFDAAARHLSFTRAADELFVTQAAVSHQIKSLEDFLGLKLFRRRNRSLLLTEEGQSYFQDIKEIFSQLNEATRKLQARSAKGALTVSLLPSFAIQWLVPRLSSFNSAYPGIDVRIQAVDREEDKLADDVDVAIFYGRGNWPGLRVEKLYAEYLLPVCSPLLLTGEKALKTPDDLARHTLLHDASRRDWQTYTRQLGVNLNVQQGPIFSHSSMVLQAAIHGQGVALANNVMAQSEIEAGRLVCPFNDVLVSKNAFYLVCHDSQAELGKIAAFRQWILAKAASEQEKFRFRYEQ from the coding sequence ATGTCGAAGCGATTACCACCTCTTAATGCATTACGTGTTTTTGATGCCGCAGCCCGCCATTTAAGTTTTACCCGCGCGGCCGATGAGCTATTTGTGACGCAGGCCGCAGTAAGCCACCAAATCAAGTCTCTCGAGGATTTTCTCGGCCTGAAACTCTTTCGCCGCCGCAACCGCTCGCTGCTGTTAACGGAGGAGGGGCAGAGTTATTTCCAGGATATCAAAGAGATATTTTCCCAGCTCAATGAAGCCACTCGCAAATTGCAGGCGCGCAGCGCAAAGGGCGCGCTCACCGTCAGCTTGCTGCCCAGTTTCGCTATTCAGTGGCTGGTGCCGAGACTCTCCAGCTTTAACTCAGCTTATCCGGGAATCGACGTGCGCATCCAGGCGGTCGACCGCGAAGAGGACAAGCTCGCCGACGATGTCGATGTGGCGATCTTCTACGGCCGCGGCAACTGGCCGGGGCTGCGCGTGGAGAAACTCTATGCCGAATATCTGCTCCCGGTCTGCTCCCCGCTGCTGCTGACCGGCGAGAAAGCGTTGAAGACGCCGGACGATCTGGCGCGCCACACCCTTTTACATGATGCCTCGCGCCGCGACTGGCAAACCTATACCCGCCAGTTGGGCGTTAACCTCAATGTCCAGCAAGGGCCGATCTTCAGCCACAGTTCAATGGTGCTGCAGGCGGCAATCCACGGGCAGGGCGTGGCGCTGGCGAATAATGTGATGGCGCAGTCGGAAATAGAAGCGGGTCGTCTGGTCTGCCCATTTAACGATGTGCTGGTGAGCAAAAATGCTTTTTATCTGGTTTGTCATGACAGCCAGGCAGAACTGGGTAAAATAGCGGCCTTTCGTCAGTGGATCCTGGCCAAAGCGGCAAGCGAGCAGGAAAAATTCCGTTTCCGCTACGAACAATAA
- the cysC gene encoding adenylyl-sulfate kinase: MAQHDENVVWHAHPVTPQQREQLHGHRGVVLWFTGLSGSGKSTVAGALEEALHRAGVSTYLLDGDNVRHGLCSDLGFSDADRKENIRRVGEVAKLMVESGLVVLTAFISPHRAERQMVRERLGEGRFIEVFVDTPLAICEARDPKGLYKKARAGELRNFTGIDSVYEAPDAPEVHLDGEQLVTNLVSQLLDLLRQGDIIRS, from the coding sequence ATGGCGCAGCATGACGAAAACGTCGTCTGGCATGCCCATCCGGTGACGCCGCAGCAGCGCGAACAGCTCCACGGCCACCGTGGGGTGGTGCTCTGGTTTACCGGGCTTTCCGGCTCCGGTAAATCGACCGTCGCGGGGGCGCTGGAAGAAGCGTTACACCGCGCGGGCGTCAGCACCTATCTGCTTGATGGCGATAACGTGCGTCACGGCCTGTGCAGTGATTTAGGCTTCAGCGACGCGGATCGCAAAGAGAACATCCGCCGGGTCGGCGAAGTGGCGAAGCTAATGGTCGAATCGGGGCTGGTGGTATTGACCGCCTTTATCTCGCCCCATCGCGCTGAGCGGCAGATGGTGCGCGAACGCCTCGGCGAGGGGCGTTTTATTGAGGTGTTTGTCGATACGCCGCTGGCGATTTGCGAAGCGCGCGACCCGAAAGGGTTATACAAGAAAGCCCGCGCCGGAGAGCTGCGTAATTTCACCGGTATTGATTCAGTGTACGAGGCACCAGACGCGCCGGAAGTGCACCTTGATGGCGAACAATTGGTAACAAATTTGGTCAGTCAATTATTAGACCTGCTGCGGCAGGGAGATATTATCAGATCCTGA